From Anaerohalosphaera lusitana, one genomic window encodes:
- the polX gene encoding DNA polymerase/3'-5' exonuclease PolX, with amino-acid sequence MPINNDDIADVLTELADLLEIQGANTFRVRAYRNAARTVSSLSEDVGGYISSGKDLSDLPGIGKDLAGKIEQILGTGSLPMLEDLKKEVPEDLSRLLDVGGLGPKRVATMYKELGVESLDDLEKAAKDGKIRDLEGFGKKTEESILEGIQRVKQQKRGRIRLDKADRIAEPLLEYLRKNDDIKSLDVAGSYRRRKETVRDIDILATCKKGTDVMKYFSDYEDVEKVVAEGETKSSVLLRSGIQVDLRVMPQVSFGAAMVYFTGSKEHNIALRKIAIRKKWKVNEYGIFKGDDRLAGKTEEEIYDRLGMAYVPPELREDRGEIEAAQKDKLPDILQQDDIRGDLHCHSKYTDGHNTIEEMAKAAKDLGYDYMAMTDHSKRVTVAHGLKPEDVERQIAEIDKLNKKLKDFTILKGTEVDILKDGSLDLPDETLEKLDIVVCSIHSYFDLSRSEQTERVIKAMKNKHFNILGHPSGRLINEREPLQLDMEKIVKAAKDNGCFLEVNSHPDRLDLTDINCKMAKDMGVKVVISTDSHQVNHLDYIRFGVSQARRGWLEKKDVLNTHTLKQLHSMLKKK; translated from the coding sequence GTGCCTATCAACAATGATGATATAGCAGATGTGCTGACCGAACTGGCGGACCTTCTTGAGATACAGGGGGCAAACACATTTCGTGTCAGAGCTTACCGCAACGCCGCCAGAACCGTCAGCAGCTTGAGCGAGGACGTAGGCGGGTATATTTCGTCCGGCAAAGATCTGTCGGATCTGCCCGGCATAGGCAAAGATCTGGCAGGCAAGATCGAGCAGATACTGGGCACGGGCTCACTGCCTATGCTGGAGGACCTCAAAAAGGAGGTGCCGGAGGACCTGAGCCGATTGCTGGATGTTGGGGGGCTAGGTCCCAAACGTGTGGCGACTATGTATAAGGAGCTGGGCGTTGAAAGTCTGGACGATCTCGAAAAGGCGGCTAAAGACGGAAAGATCCGCGACCTCGAGGGTTTCGGTAAGAAAACTGAGGAGTCGATACTGGAGGGCATTCAGAGGGTAAAACAGCAGAAGCGTGGAAGAATACGGCTCGACAAAGCGGACCGCATTGCAGAACCACTGCTGGAATATCTGCGGAAAAATGACGACATTAAATCGCTTGACGTTGCCGGCAGCTATCGAAGACGCAAGGAGACAGTAAGAGATATAGACATCCTGGCCACCTGTAAAAAAGGCACTGATGTCATGAAGTATTTCTCTGACTATGAGGATGTGGAGAAGGTGGTCGCGGAGGGCGAGACAAAGTCATCCGTGCTGTTGCGATCCGGTATACAGGTGGATCTTAGGGTCATGCCTCAGGTCAGCTTCGGTGCTGCGATGGTGTATTTCACAGGCTCCAAAGAACACAATATTGCACTTCGTAAGATAGCCATCCGGAAAAAGTGGAAGGTCAACGAATACGGCATATTCAAGGGTGACGATCGTCTGGCCGGCAAGACCGAGGAAGAAATATATGATAGGCTGGGGATGGCATATGTGCCGCCCGAACTGCGGGAGGACCGGGGTGAGATCGAAGCGGCTCAGAAAGATAAACTGCCTGATATCCTTCAGCAGGATGATATCAGGGGCGACCTGCATTGCCATTCCAAATACACCGACGGTCACAACACGATCGAAGAAATGGCCAAGGCTGCAAAGGATCTGGGATACGATTATATGGCCATGACGGATCATTCCAAGAGAGTGACAGTCGCCCACGGTTTAAAGCCTGAAGACGTCGAACGGCAAATAGCAGAGATTGACAAGCTCAACAAGAAGCTCAAAGACTTCACAATTCTAAAAGGGACCGAGGTCGACATTCTCAAAGACGGTTCGCTGGATCTGCCGGATGAAACGCTTGAAAAGCTGGACATCGTAGTTTGTTCGATCCATTCTTATTTCGATCTTTCTCGCTCAGAACAGACCGAGCGGGTGATCAAGGCTATGAAGAACAAACATTTCAATATTCTGGGTCACCCCTCCGGAAGACTCATCAATGAACGAGAACCCCTGCAGCTCGATATGGAGAAGATCGTCAAGGCTGCAAAAGATAACGGCTGTTTCCTTGAAGTTAACAGCCATCCCGACCGCCTGGATCTGACGGACATAAACTGCAAAATGGCCAAAGACATGGGCGTCAAGGTTGTGATATCGACCGATTCCCATCAGGTCAATCATCTGGACTATATCAGGTTCGGTGTAAGCCAGGCACGCCGGGGCTGGCTCGAGAAGAAAGACGTACTAAACACCCATACACTCAAACAGCTCCATTCAATGCTGAAAAAGAAATGA
- a CDS encoding dihydrolipoyl dehydrogenase family protein, producing MQSFDVAVIGGGSAGSAAVKQAARRGANACIIQDSHFGGVCLNLGCMPAKAMLYASNQYWSMKNLHSVVPGVEVSGSIDGRAFMKRVHDLVLELREKTESGMASRDDITIYRGSARLTGRHSLSIDAHDGTHEIRADSIVIATGSHPIRPGFAPWQNKRIMVSDDALQAADLPESILIIGGGVIGCEFATAYSQLGIRTHLVEMADKLVPTMDNSEISGFITSSLSGSGCEILLDTQVCGIKETSDGLSVDVNGREIQVSHVLVSVGRAANIENIGLENAGVDTREGIIAVDECCRTNIDHIYAAGDVAEHMQYAHLAERMGRVAGDNAAGGSLTDERNIVPIGIYTNPQVAIVKNRDIEFDPADLALMKYPYTESGTAKIYGYAQGKVVLRIVKETGQLVEAYWWGDHAVDMIHEAVLSIKNNIKLSTIFNTIHAHPSFQEIFSEMAENYTDRKVRKNHTINLCM from the coding sequence ATGCAGAGCTTTGATGTGGCAGTAATTGGCGGAGGAAGTGCCGGCAGCGCAGCGGTTAAGCAGGCTGCCCGCCGAGGAGCGAATGCGTGTATCATACAGGATTCTCATTTCGGCGGAGTGTGCCTGAATCTCGGCTGTATGCCCGCTAAGGCAATGCTCTATGCTTCCAATCAATATTGGTCGATGAAAAATTTACATAGTGTTGTGCCGGGTGTTGAAGTAAGCGGATCGATCGATGGACGCGCATTCATGAAAAGGGTGCATGACCTTGTCCTGGAACTGCGTGAAAAGACCGAATCCGGGATGGCTTCAAGGGATGATATAACAATTTATCGCGGCTCCGCCCGTTTGACGGGTAGGCATTCGTTGTCGATCGATGCGCATGATGGAACTCATGAGATAAGGGCTGATTCGATAGTGATCGCGACCGGTTCGCACCCGATCAGGCCCGGCTTCGCTCCCTGGCAAAATAAAAGAATCATGGTCTCCGACGACGCTCTCCAAGCCGCTGATCTGCCGGAGAGCATATTGATCATTGGAGGCGGCGTCATCGGTTGCGAATTTGCAACTGCCTATTCGCAGCTTGGTATCAGAACCCACCTCGTAGAAATGGCCGACAAACTTGTCCCAACCATGGATAATTCCGAGATAAGCGGTTTCATAACATCTTCCCTGAGCGGCAGCGGTTGCGAAATACTTCTGGATACCCAGGTTTGTGGCATTAAGGAAACTTCCGATGGACTCAGCGTAGATGTGAACGGCAGAGAGATACAAGTCAGCCATGTGCTTGTATCGGTGGGAAGGGCCGCGAATATAGAAAACATCGGGCTCGAAAATGCCGGCGTTGACACCCGCGAAGGTATAATAGCAGTCGATGAGTGCTGCCGAACAAACATCGATCATATTTATGCTGCCGGCGATGTTGCTGAGCATATGCAGTACGCCCATCTCGCTGAAAGGATGGGCCGTGTGGCGGGTGACAATGCGGCAGGCGGGTCGCTGACTGACGAGCGGAACATCGTGCCGATAGGAATCTATACGAATCCGCAGGTTGCGATCGTTAAGAATCGTGATATCGAATTTGATCCTGCTGATCTTGCCTTGATGAAGTACCCATATACTGAGAGCGGGACAGCTAAGATTTACGGTTATGCGCAGGGTAAAGTTGTTTTGCGGATAGTCAAGGAAACCGGCCAGTTGGTTGAAGCCTATTGGTGGGGTGATCATGCCGTAGATATGATCCATGAAGCGGTTCTCTCTATCAAAAACAATATCAAATTGAGCACTATATTCAATACTATACATGCTCACCCAAGCTTTCAGGAGATATTCTCGGAGATGGCGGAGAATTACACCGATCGTAAAGTCCGTAAGAATCACACAATAAACCTTTGCATGTAG
- a CDS encoding PRC-barrel domain-containing protein — translation MLLSANYLIDFNVEATDGNIGTVYDYYFDDRGWKIRYVVVDTGKWLPGRKVLLSPVCIENVTVPDRVLPVELTREKVKNSPEISADMPVSKQYEVELHKYYGWAPYWTGQFTAETGGVIAMPPMEADPGERSEEQIESTHLRSIREVRGYHIHASDGKIGHVDDIIVETKNDMIRYLVVDTHNWLPGKKVIIPPQWARDIDWAEKSVQMDVDRQAVKESPEFDPEEGVNRELEIRLYDYYGRPKYWS, via the coding sequence ATGCTTCTTAGTGCCAACTATTTGATAGATTTCAACGTTGAAGCGACCGACGGAAACATCGGTACTGTTTACGATTACTATTTTGACGACCGCGGCTGGAAGATACGATATGTGGTGGTCGATACGGGTAAATGGCTGCCCGGCAGGAAAGTCCTGCTTTCGCCTGTCTGCATCGAAAACGTTACGGTTCCGGACAGGGTACTGCCGGTTGAACTGACCCGCGAGAAGGTAAAGAACAGTCCCGAGATTTCTGCGGACATGCCGGTCTCCAAGCAGTACGAGGTCGAGCTCCACAAGTACTACGGCTGGGCGCCATACTGGACCGGACAGTTTACAGCGGAAACAGGCGGCGTCATTGCCATGCCGCCGATGGAAGCTGACCCCGGCGAACGCAGTGAAGAGCAGATCGAAAGCACGCATTTGCGCAGCATCCGGGAGGTCCGCGGCTATCACATACATGCCAGTGACGGCAAAATTGGCCATGTCGACGACATCATAGTCGAAACCAAAAATGACATGATACGTTATCTGGTTGTAGACACCCATAACTGGCTGCCCGGCAAGAAAGTTATCATCCCTCCCCAGTGGGCTAGAGATATAGACTGGGCCGAAAAATCCGTGCAGATGGATGTGGACCGGCAGGCAGTCAAGGAGAGTCCTGAATTTGATCCGGAGGAGGGCGTAAACCGTGAACTTGAGATACGGCTTTATGATTACTATGGCCGACCGAAATACTGGTCATGA
- a CDS encoding BON domain-containing protein gives MNLKNRNLFSAYGFLVSVLIISFLGSVSCGAVIKSDSDINDAIMRQMEKDDVVSPHLVDIRVNEGIVTLDGSVDNLIAKERALNIAGSILGVVEVRDELVVRPIEIPDQAIRQNVKQALEDNPVTELMALDVKVENGVVSVGGEVKSITEKRIAEKIAESIAGVRSVRNEIEVSVKIDRPDSELAAEIRQNMKYDPYLNAQSIDVAVKDGVAVLSGETGSVFQMGRARRNAFILGVKRVDSSDLIVKPWKEYPTEMQDSTAVNVEAAVASALSSDVRVNRENIRIDIRGHKATLRGTVASLYEKNAAEDDASNVTGVWQVSNKLKVRPQEVPSDDAIAGKIRVALKRHTVTEPHEITVTVRNQKVYLYGNVQNITEKNMAENIASQIKGVAAIDNRISVVDAEDAEYLWKSDQQIKEDIRDELFWTVFVEAEDVNVMVQDGTAILTGTVNDWQEVLAAIENAYEGGAEKVKSDLDVRNNEDEQLPPASRDMHPYYYFGYF, from the coding sequence ATGAATTTGAAAAACAGGAATTTGTTTTCAGCATATGGATTTCTTGTTAGTGTTCTGATCATTTCATTTCTGGGGTCGGTTAGCTGCGGTGCGGTGATCAAGTCCGATTCTGATATCAATGATGCGATCATGCGCCAGATGGAAAAAGACGACGTTGTATCGCCTCATCTGGTGGACATACGCGTCAATGAAGGGATTGTGACACTGGACGGATCGGTCGACAATCTGATCGCTAAAGAAAGGGCATTAAATATTGCCGGCAGTATACTGGGGGTCGTTGAAGTACGTGATGAGCTCGTTGTTCGTCCGATAGAGATTCCCGACCAGGCTATCCGACAGAATGTGAAGCAGGCATTGGAGGACAATCCTGTTACCGAACTGATGGCGCTGGATGTCAAGGTTGAGAATGGCGTTGTAAGTGTTGGCGGGGAGGTTAAATCCATCACGGAAAAACGTATCGCCGAGAAGATCGCAGAATCGATTGCAGGGGTCAGGTCCGTCAGAAATGAGATCGAGGTCTCTGTGAAGATCGATCGGCCGGATTCCGAGCTCGCAGCGGAGATAAGACAGAACATGAAATACGATCCTTATCTCAATGCGCAGAGTATAGATGTTGCTGTGAAGGATGGAGTCGCTGTCTTGAGCGGCGAAACCGGCAGTGTTTTTCAGATGGGCAGGGCAAGGAGGAACGCATTTATACTTGGCGTCAAACGAGTCGATTCTTCTGATCTGATCGTGAAGCCCTGGAAGGAATATCCAACCGAGATGCAGGATTCTACGGCGGTCAATGTTGAAGCGGCTGTTGCTTCGGCACTGAGTTCGGATGTAAGAGTGAACCGTGAGAATATTCGCATTGATATTAGGGGGCATAAAGCGACGCTTAGGGGTACGGTCGCTAGTCTGTACGAGAAAAACGCGGCAGAAGACGATGCATCGAATGTTACGGGCGTATGGCAGGTTTCGAATAAGCTGAAGGTAAGGCCGCAGGAGGTGCCTTCAGATGATGCTATTGCCGGGAAGATCAGAGTTGCTCTCAAAAGGCACACGGTCACCGAGCCTCATGAGATCACTGTCACTGTTAGAAATCAAAAGGTTTACCTTTACGGCAACGTTCAGAATATAACCGAAAAAAATATGGCGGAAAACATAGCTTCGCAAATAAAGGGCGTCGCGGCGATTGACAACAGGATAAGCGTAGTCGATGCCGAAGATGCCGAGTATCTGTGGAAGTCCGATCAGCAGATCAAGGAGGATATCAGAGATGAGCTGTTCTGGACTGTTTTCGTTGAGGCCGAAGACGTTAATGTGATGGTTCAGGACGGTACAGCTATTCTCACGGGTACAGTTAACGATTGGCAGGAAGTGCTGGCTGCGATCGAGAATGCATATGAAGGCGGTGCGGAAAAGGTAAAGAGCGATCTCGATGTAAGGAACAATGAGGATGAGCAGCTTCCTCCGGCCAGTCGCGATATGCATCCGTATTATTACTTTGGTTACTTCTAG